One genomic window of Pseudomonadales bacterium includes the following:
- a CDS encoding conjugative transfer ATPase: MPKHKPNLPEGEPLTAAAVKQHYTRPPSFTDLLPWMEYIPESRAFLLEDGVSLGAMFEVQPVGCEARTPAFMAQLRDAIQTAINEAIPERDDAPWVLQIYVQDEPRLTQFNESLASYPSPAVRASDYSQHYLSVMSKHLQAISRPGGLFDDTTVTGSRWQGQQRRIRVVLYRRLASNGKTPPAVEVEEALNDVATKWIASLASAGINAQRASGQAFYQWLLSWFNPNPPLADGNPESLMQLAPYPGDDNLPFGYDFAEQLTLSMPHSDEATSSWIFDNMPHTVVTVQSLRRAPDIGHFTAERQAGDQVYSLFDRLPEHTIMAITLTLKPQDTTRNHIAQIKRAAVGDSAEASITREDAEHVEREMAQGNKLYPVSMAFYVRGDNQKALRNNLNRLHALLLPNGLQPIAQEADLLSLDSYIRNLPMAYDADLDKSRRRSRLIFSRHIANLVPFYGRSRGTGHPGLVFYNRGAEPLVFDPLHRDDRKKNAHMLILGPTGAGKSALLVYLLQQMMARHRPRIFIIEAGASFSLLGQHFAHHGLSVNQITLNPNVDVSLPPFADALRLLDRRHAFNPLDVDESTMEETLDEDDEMDEEGGGRDILGEMEIAARIMITGGDEREDARLTRADRLLIRNAIFLAAKTVKETSRPQVITQDVVNAFQTIATNRELPEHRRNRALEMGDGMALFCSGLAGHFFNRPGQSWPEADVTILEMGMLAREGYEDQLTVAYLSMMSHINDLVERHQHDDRPTLVVTDEGHIITTNPLLARYVVKITKMWRKLGAWFWIATQNLEDFPDASRKMLNMMEWWLCLVMPKEEVEQIARFKDLNDEQRNLLLSARKEPGKYVEGVVLADKVEALFRNVPPALSLALAMTEKHEKAERAAIMREKNCSELEAVYEVAQRIACKR; the protein is encoded by the coding sequence ATGCCAAAACATAAACCTAACCTTCCTGAGGGTGAGCCCTTAACCGCTGCCGCGGTCAAACAACACTATACCCGCCCGCCTTCGTTTACCGATTTGCTGCCCTGGATGGAATACATTCCCGAGAGTAGAGCTTTTCTGTTAGAGGACGGGGTCAGCCTCGGCGCCATGTTCGAGGTGCAGCCGGTCGGTTGCGAGGCGAGGACGCCGGCCTTTATGGCCCAGCTGCGAGACGCCATTCAAACGGCAATCAATGAGGCCATTCCCGAGCGCGACGATGCGCCTTGGGTCTTACAGATCTATGTACAGGACGAGCCCAGGCTAACTCAATTCAATGAGTCGTTGGCCAGTTATCCATCGCCGGCGGTTCGTGCATCGGATTATTCTCAACATTACCTGTCGGTGATGTCGAAGCACCTGCAAGCGATTTCCCGGCCGGGTGGGTTGTTTGACGATACCACCGTCACCGGTTCGCGTTGGCAGGGGCAGCAACGGCGGATCCGCGTTGTGCTCTATCGTCGTTTAGCAAGCAATGGCAAAACGCCACCCGCTGTTGAAGTGGAGGAAGCGCTCAATGACGTGGCCACCAAATGGATCGCCTCACTGGCCTCTGCTGGAATCAACGCCCAACGGGCCAGTGGTCAGGCGTTTTATCAGTGGTTGCTGAGCTGGTTCAATCCCAATCCACCGCTGGCAGACGGCAATCCGGAATCACTGATGCAGTTGGCACCCTATCCGGGTGATGACAATTTGCCGTTCGGCTATGACTTTGCCGAACAGCTGACGCTGTCGATGCCACACTCCGATGAGGCAACCTCGAGCTGGATTTTCGATAATATGCCGCACACCGTCGTGACCGTACAAAGCTTGCGGCGGGCCCCGGACATCGGGCACTTCACGGCGGAGCGCCAGGCCGGGGATCAGGTGTATTCGCTGTTCGATCGTTTGCCCGAGCACACCATCATGGCAATAACACTCACGCTCAAACCGCAAGACACCACCCGCAATCACATTGCCCAGATCAAGCGCGCAGCGGTGGGTGATTCCGCAGAGGCGTCGATCACCCGGGAAGATGCGGAACACGTGGAGCGGGAAATGGCGCAGGGCAACAAGCTGTATCCCGTGAGCATGGCCTTCTATGTGCGCGGAGATAATCAAAAGGCGCTACGGAACAATTTGAATCGTCTCCACGCGCTGCTTTTGCCCAATGGTCTGCAGCCCATTGCCCAGGAAGCTGACCTGCTGTCGCTCGACAGTTACATCCGTAACCTGCCCATGGCCTACGACGCCGACCTGGACAAATCCCGCCGTCGCTCGCGCCTGATCTTCTCCCGGCATATTGCCAATTTGGTACCGTTCTACGGCCGTTCCCGTGGCACCGGTCATCCCGGCCTGGTGTTCTACAACCGGGGTGCCGAACCGCTGGTCTTCGATCCGTTGCACCGGGATGACCGCAAGAAGAACGCCCACATGCTGATCCTGGGGCCGACGGGGGCGGGCAAGTCAGCACTGCTAGTGTATCTGTTGCAGCAGATGATGGCACGACACCGGCCACGGATTTTTATCATCGAGGCCGGGGCTTCGTTTTCGTTGTTGGGGCAGCATTTTGCGCATCACGGTCTGTCAGTGAACCAGATCACCCTGAACCCCAATGTCGATGTCAGCCTGCCGCCCTTTGCCGATGCGCTTCGACTGCTGGATCGTCGCCATGCGTTTAATCCGCTCGACGTCGATGAGTCCACAATGGAGGAGACGTTAGACGAAGATGATGAGATGGACGAAGAGGGCGGCGGGCGCGATATTCTCGGCGAAATGGAGATTGCTGCACGTATCATGATCACCGGTGGCGATGAACGTGAAGACGCGCGATTGACCCGGGCCGACCGACTGCTGATCCGTAATGCCATATTCCTTGCCGCAAAAACCGTGAAAGAGACCAGTCGACCCCAGGTGATTACCCAGGATGTGGTCAACGCCTTCCAGACCATCGCCACCAACAGGGAATTGCCCGAACACCGGCGTAATCGAGCACTGGAAATGGGGGATGGTATGGCGCTGTTCTGTTCGGGCCTGGCGGGCCACTTCTTCAACCGGCCGGGGCAGTCCTGGCCAGAAGCCGATGTCACCATCCTCGAAATGGGCATGCTGGCCCGGGAAGGCTACGAAGATCAACTCACCGTCGCTTACCTGTCCATGATGAGTCACATCAACGACCTGGTGGAACGTCATCAACACGACGATCGGCCCACGCTGGTGGTGACTGACGAAGGCCATATCATTACCACCAATCCCTTGCTGGCGCGCTACGTGGTCAAGATCACCAAGATGTGGCGCAAGCTCGGTGCCTGGTTCTGGATTGCCACCCAGAATCTGGAAGACTTTCCGGATGCCAGCCGCAAGATGCTCAATATGATGGAGTGGTGGCTGTGCCTGGTCATGCCGAAAGAGGAGGTGGAGCAGATCGCCCGCTTCAAGGATCTCAATGACGAACAGCGCAACCTGCTGTTGTCTGCCCGCAAGGAGCCGGGGAAATACGTAGAGGGTGTGGTACTGGCCGACAAGGTCGAAGCGCTGTTCCGCAACGTACCGCCAGCCTTATCGCTCGCCCTGGCCATGACCGAAAAGCACGAAAAGGCCGAGCGCGCCGCCATTATGCGCGAAAAAAACTGTAGTGAGTTGGAAGCGGTGTATGAAGTGGCGCAAAGAATCGCATGCAAACGGTAA
- the alaE gene encoding L-alanine exporter AlaE gives MTINMRHYLADTIAMVVFSTVCGAFIEVIIAGLSFDQSMRIRLAAIPIMLFAGRPYGIYRDWLLKLLGDENSGQLKVAIIDTFANLTFQMTLYLILLFLSGATIIQAVKAGLSILLFLVISGRPYGIFLIYCRKMFGVSDN, from the coding sequence ATGACAATCAATATGAGGCACTATCTCGCAGATACCATTGCGATGGTTGTATTTTCCACCGTCTGTGGGGCTTTTATCGAGGTCATTATCGCCGGGCTATCATTCGATCAATCCATGAGAATCCGTCTCGCAGCGATACCCATTATGCTCTTTGCCGGAAGGCCTTATGGCATTTACAGAGATTGGTTGCTTAAGCTTTTAGGTGATGAGAATTCGGGGCAGTTAAAAGTGGCAATAATAGATACTTTCGCGAACTTAACTTTTCAAATGACCTTGTATTTAATCCTTCTTTTTCTGAGCGGAGCAACAATAATACAGGCGGTAAAAGCAGGGCTTTCAATACTCTTATTCCTTGTCATTTCCGGACGCCCCTATGGTATTTTTTTGATTTATTGTCGGAAGATGTTTGGTGTGTCGGATAATTAG
- a CDS encoding DUF1697 domain-containing protein, which produces MYRRDNRNTYIILLRGVNVGGKNMIPMGLGVLNWSWV; this is translated from the coding sequence ATGTATAGGCGGGATAATAGGAATACCTACATTATTTTACTGAGAGGTGTGAATGTCGGGGGTAAAAATATGATCCCGATGGGATTGGGCGTTCTAAATTGGTCGTGGGTATAG
- a CDS encoding VOC family protein, which yields MSVRPIPEGYHAITPYLSISGAAEAIEFYKCALGAEELFRLAAPNGDIMHAEIKIGDSAIMLAESCEESGFRNPKKLEGTSVGIHLYVENVDEIFSRAIEAGAKVVKPVENQFYGDRNGTVEDPFGHLWFIATHIEDLNPEEISARAKALYEQGGK from the coding sequence ATGTCCGTTAGGCCCATTCCCGAAGGCTACCATGCGATAACGCCCTACTTAAGTATTAGTGGCGCGGCAGAAGCCATAGAATTTTACAAGTGTGCATTGGGTGCAGAAGAGCTGTTTCGCCTAGCGGCACCCAATGGAGACATCATGCACGCTGAAATAAAAATAGGTGACTCCGCCATCATGTTAGCGGAGTCGTGCGAAGAATCCGGGTTTCGTAACCCCAAAAAATTGGAGGGAACCTCTGTAGGGATTCACCTCTATGTAGAGAATGTTGACGAAATATTTTCACGAGCAATTGAGGCGGGTGCCAAAGTGGTTAAGCCTGTTGAAAATCAGTTTTATGGTGATCGTAACGGAACGGTGGAAGATCCCTTTGGGCATTTGTGGTTTATTGCCACTCACATAGAAGATCTTAACCCTGAGGAAATTTCAGCGCGTGCTAAGGCATTATACGAACAGGGCGGTAAGTAG
- a CDS encoding SDR family oxidoreductase: MTFTGRVALVTGAGTGNGEAIAERLHKGGASVVLVSRHLEPIQKVCARIDPNAERTLAIESDVRDPKAIEEAVRATIDRFGRLDFAVNNAGVTGTAGVPIQDVDIDVWKEVIDIDVSGVFYCMKYEIPAMLSSGGGAIVNMSSANGLVGLAGMSAYTTAKHAIIGLTKSAALELADSNIRVNAVAPGYVATPRILDSGKEVTDWMASVHPMKRLATREEVAELVAYLLSDTASFITGSVHSIDGGYTAQ, encoded by the coding sequence ATGACTTTTACAGGAAGAGTAGCGCTCGTCACTGGAGCTGGAACAGGCAATGGTGAAGCGATAGCGGAACGACTCCATAAAGGTGGGGCTTCTGTGGTGTTGGTGAGCCGACATTTGGAACCTATACAAAAAGTCTGCGCAAGAATTGACCCCAATGCCGAGCGAACACTGGCTATTGAGTCTGATGTGCGAGATCCAAAAGCCATTGAAGAGGCTGTCAGAGCAACAATTGATCGATTCGGTCGTCTTGATTTCGCTGTCAATAATGCGGGTGTGACCGGTACGGCAGGGGTACCTATACAAGATGTTGATATCGATGTTTGGAAGGAGGTCATTGATATCGATGTGTCAGGCGTTTTTTATTGCATGAAATATGAAATACCGGCGATGTTATCGAGTGGTGGTGGCGCGATTGTGAACATGTCATCGGCGAATGGTTTGGTGGGGCTGGCGGGAATGTCGGCGTATACAACAGCCAAGCATGCCATTATCGGCTTAACCAAGTCTGCCGCGCTGGAGTTGGCGGACTCCAATATCAGAGTTAATGCGGTTGCGCCAGGTTACGTTGCAACGCCAAGAATTCTTGACTCCGGCAAAGAGGTCACTGACTGGATGGCAAGTGTGCATCCAATGAAGAGACTGGCGACTCGGGAAGAAGTCGCTGAGTTGGTTGCATATCTCCTTAGCGATACCGCTTCCTTTATTACCGGTAGTGTTCATTCAATTGATGGCGGATATACAGCGCAATAA
- a CDS encoding GFA family protein → MKLKKSLSLLSEKTGQDQISNESGITRYPSSEWAERGFCTTCGTHLFYFLKPNNQYHFPAGLLDAESAYNFSHQIFIDEKPEYYQFSNETKNLTGEEVFAQFSGE, encoded by the coding sequence TTGAAGCTAAAAAAGTCGCTTAGCTTGTTGTCCGAGAAAACGGGGCAAGATCAAATATCCAATGAATCAGGGATAACCCGGTATCCATCATCAGAATGGGCCGAGAGGGGATTCTGTACTACGTGTGGTACGCATCTGTTTTATTTTCTGAAGCCAAATAATCAATACCATTTCCCCGCAGGATTATTGGACGCAGAATCGGCATACAACTTTAGTCATCAGATATTCATTGATGAAAAACCTGAATATTATCAATTTTCAAATGAAACCAAAAATTTGACCGGTGAGGAAGTTTTTGCACAGTTTTCTGGAGAGTAA
- a CDS encoding DUF1993 domain-containing protein, with protein MPEDKIKSFRELFLSRLSTLSHIIDISSEHLQKEADSILGYRLIDDMLPLGTQIAYACNQPRNFALWCEGAAMENLSADVESLSEARKIIDDTRSKLISVTVNDEKLQEVMRIDIGEEQYIELPGLEYVNDFLIPNLYFHLVTAYNIMRMKGVPVGKFDYMIHLAPKVKQT; from the coding sequence ATGCCAGAAGATAAAATAAAGTCTTTTCGGGAATTGTTTTTATCACGGCTTAGTACGCTATCTCATATTATAGATATTTCATCTGAGCATCTTCAGAAAGAAGCGGATTCAATACTAGGCTACCGTCTCATTGACGACATGCTTCCTTTGGGTACCCAGATTGCTTACGCATGCAATCAACCACGAAATTTTGCACTTTGGTGCGAAGGTGCCGCGATGGAGAATCTGTCAGCAGACGTTGAATCGCTGAGTGAGGCGAGAAAGATTATTGACGATACCAGATCGAAGTTAATCAGCGTAACTGTAAATGACGAAAAGTTACAGGAGGTGATGCGTATAGATATAGGCGAGGAGCAATACATAGAGCTGCCGGGGCTGGAATACGTTAATGATTTCCTAATTCCTAATCTATATTTTCATTTGGTTACCGCTTATAACATTATGCGAATGAAAGGCGTGCCAGTGGGTAAGTTTGACTACATGATACATTTGGCTCCTAAGGTTAAACAGACGTGA
- a CDS encoding GyrI-like domain-containing protein gives MKKIDFKKELKHLYRPSARDVAIVDVPAMNYLMIDGEGDPNNAQAYQDAIGVLYPLSYTLKFMIKRSDIAVDYGVMPLEGLWWADDMTSFSVDNKDDWKWTLMIMQPVLVTESMVLDAIEQVKEKKNPTALPLVRFETFNEGKAAQILHVGPFSDEGPAVEKVHAFIDESKSILRGKHHEIYLSDIRRSEPEKWKTIIRQPMT, from the coding sequence ATGAAGAAAATTGATTTTAAGAAAGAACTAAAACACCTTTATAGGCCTTCGGCCAGGGACGTGGCCATTGTTGATGTCCCTGCAATGAACTACTTGATGATCGACGGTGAGGGTGATCCAAATAACGCACAAGCCTATCAAGATGCTATTGGTGTTTTATACCCGCTTTCATATACGTTGAAATTTATGATCAAGCGAAGTGATATCGCTGTTGATTATGGTGTGATGCCACTGGAAGGTTTGTGGTGGGCTGATGACATGACATCTTTTAGTGTTGACAACAAAGATGACTGGAAATGGACGCTGATGATTATGCAGCCAGTATTGGTTACGGAGTCGATGGTGTTAGATGCGATCGAACAGGTTAAAGAAAAGAAAAATCCAACGGCGCTTCCGCTAGTAAGGTTTGAAACGTTTAACGAGGGGAAGGCTGCACAAATACTTCATGTCGGCCCATTTTCAGATGAAGGCCCGGCAGTAGAGAAAGTTCACGCCTTTATCGACGAAAGTAAAAGCATACTAAGGGGAAAACATCATGAAATTTATTTGAGCGATATTAGGCGGTCAGAACCAGAAAAATGGAAAACGATTATTAGGCAGCCAATGACTTGA
- a CDS encoding TIGR03757 family integrating conjugative element protein, whose protein sequence is MPYATIEQFPRSIAFGFLLSIAISCYGGAAGNKTPLTIECFTISEAPPNTGNNRSSVKLPGVKYTRYELDRINRLQRELSHGLPTDPDKAKELVLRRFQLMNTAVGQQLENAANGLIKAMQYGIDRYPAIVFDGKAVVYGITDIRAATQVYRQWQAGEPRS, encoded by the coding sequence ATGCCTTACGCCACCATTGAACAGTTTCCCCGATCTATCGCATTTGGTTTTTTGCTATCAATTGCAATCAGCTGCTATGGCGGTGCGGCGGGTAATAAAACACCGCTCACTATTGAATGCTTTACCATTTCCGAGGCACCGCCCAACACGGGCAATAATCGTTCTTCCGTTAAGCTGCCGGGCGTGAAATATACACGCTACGAACTCGATCGAATCAATCGATTGCAACGTGAGCTGTCTCATGGTTTGCCAACGGATCCAGACAAAGCCAAGGAATTGGTATTGAGGCGTTTTCAATTAATGAATACAGCGGTGGGTCAACAATTGGAAAATGCCGCTAACGGATTAATTAAAGCGATGCAGTATGGTATTGATCGCTACCCGGCCATTGTGTTCGATGGCAAAGCCGTGGTGTATGGCATCACCGACATTCGGGCAGCAACTCAAGTGTATCGGCAGTGGCAGGCGGGAGAGCCAAGATCATGA
- a CDS encoding TIGR03756 family integrating conjugative element protein, with translation MMRSLSRCGLLLLMWASLISHAGTISTTEIVSQTTSAALSCMRWMPVGMCFWLRCSIYECDVETSIKVGHYQPDAVVSSYNELGSNPWTEIRSILGAAQSSAATGLLGSLLAVPIESAGNRTEGGQGNKDHRNLIFRETDVIGHPLGSLSGVLAGTGYLCESETTSFYPYFMSSLDALSWRMEIPEMFYPASLIPGMREIGTWPLQTWGGVYPRTGWTTQAEEPKAAAINAQRAGDIVTRNGQPHIYDQIEPSSSSDQRIWSPGPLVEDDPATGEWQMLLPKAESSCAVFGTNDLASATGWGGGRVDEEGDYAWNLWRPYQCCEKEGQFFLFDINWIDYPP, from the coding sequence ATGATGCGCTCCCTCAGCCGTTGTGGGCTCCTCCTGCTGATGTGGGCCTCCCTCATAAGCCATGCTGGAACCATCTCCACCACGGAGATTGTCTCCCAGACCACCAGTGCAGCACTCAGCTGCATGCGCTGGATGCCGGTGGGAATGTGTTTTTGGCTACGCTGTTCCATTTACGAATGCGATGTCGAGACCTCCATCAAAGTTGGCCATTACCAGCCGGATGCGGTGGTGAGCAGTTACAACGAACTCGGTAGCAATCCCTGGACAGAGATTCGCAGCATTCTTGGAGCCGCCCAAAGCTCCGCCGCGACAGGACTGCTCGGCAGCTTGCTGGCCGTGCCCATCGAGAGCGCCGGGAATCGAACGGAAGGTGGGCAGGGCAACAAGGATCACCGCAATCTGATCTTTCGGGAGACCGATGTCATCGGCCATCCTTTAGGTTCGCTGTCGGGTGTCCTGGCGGGTACCGGCTATTTGTGTGAATCAGAAACCACCTCCTTTTATCCCTACTTCATGTCGAGCCTGGATGCGCTCTCCTGGCGTATGGAAATCCCGGAGATGTTCTATCCAGCGAGTCTGATACCCGGCATGCGGGAAATCGGCACCTGGCCTCTGCAGACCTGGGGTGGTGTCTACCCCAGAACAGGCTGGACCACACAGGCAGAGGAGCCCAAGGCCGCAGCAATCAATGCGCAGCGAGCCGGGGATATCGTGACCCGGAACGGTCAGCCGCACATTTACGATCAGATCGAACCGTCTTCCAGCTCCGACCAGCGGATTTGGTCGCCGGGTCCATTGGTTGAAGACGATCCTGCCACCGGTGAGTGGCAGATGTTGCTCCCCAAAGCAGAATCAAGCTGCGCTGTTTTTGGCACCAACGATCTCGCCAGCGCCACTGGTTGGGGTGGTGGCCGCGTGGACGAGGAGGGTGATTACGCCTGGAACCTGTGGAGGCCTTATCAGTGCTGTGAAAAAGAAGGTCAGTTTTTTCTGTTCGACATCAACTGGATCGATTACCCGCCATGA
- a CDS encoding integrating conjugative element protein, protein MINHNPIHCLLIALVVAIGPDSYAAQAPTEDGLWYYEIGGAEPVSVPANPAVVSTTLGGSAQLGLGYSCGKFDPVAAVTNTLNDIGSGVDNMMNAMTAAATSAIASLPALILQRANPGLYDLFQNALIKAEETMQLATKSCEQMEAEIAQGKNPYADLITLSKGNDWKVQMGIGGNDAVTAKDTVESSNGDNGVPWIGGQAGGTGQPVLEFTGDIVEAGYNINMNRAVTDTSPVPAASATRLSEIWGSPGEARDWTVDVVGENIVTTCDTCRKDSIPGTGLLPKLYQESAAVTTEIQNLVSGATPLTLTNLDQITAPGVAITRQVIEAIREMPASEQSLIMGRLVSEISTARTVEKALYARRLLLSGRQVPEVYATEVAREHADNSIAELDKEIENLLFETRVRKEVVSDTVATLLERAAAKRQSSLTVPEVPTLDPNPLRGGRVQ, encoded by the coding sequence ATGATCAACCACAATCCTATTCACTGTCTGCTGATCGCTTTGGTGGTCGCCATTGGCCCCGACAGCTATGCCGCTCAGGCGCCCACGGAAGATGGGCTGTGGTATTACGAGATCGGTGGCGCCGAACCGGTCTCGGTACCGGCCAATCCTGCTGTGGTTTCCACGACGTTGGGAGGCTCTGCCCAACTGGGACTCGGCTACAGCTGCGGCAAGTTCGATCCGGTGGCAGCGGTCACCAATACCTTGAACGACATCGGTTCCGGTGTCGACAACATGATGAATGCCATGACGGCAGCGGCCACCAGCGCCATAGCGTCGTTACCGGCACTCATTCTGCAGCGAGCCAACCCCGGCCTGTACGATCTCTTCCAGAATGCCCTGATCAAGGCCGAAGAAACCATGCAGCTGGCGACCAAGTCCTGCGAGCAGATGGAGGCGGAAATCGCCCAGGGCAAGAACCCCTACGCCGATCTGATCACCCTATCCAAAGGTAACGATTGGAAGGTGCAAATGGGTATAGGCGGCAATGATGCCGTCACCGCCAAAGACACGGTGGAATCCTCTAACGGCGATAACGGTGTGCCCTGGATCGGTGGGCAGGCCGGAGGAACCGGCCAGCCAGTGCTGGAGTTCACCGGCGATATCGTCGAGGCTGGTTACAACATCAATATGAATCGCGCCGTGACTGACACCAGTCCGGTACCAGCCGCATCGGCCACCCGGCTCTCGGAAATCTGGGGGTCGCCCGGCGAAGCCCGGGACTGGACCGTGGATGTGGTGGGCGAGAATATCGTTACCACCTGCGATACCTGCCGCAAAGACAGCATTCCCGGTACAGGCCTGCTGCCGAAGCTCTATCAGGAATCCGCTGCCGTCACCACCGAGATCCAGAACCTGGTCAGTGGCGCGACACCACTCACCCTGACCAATCTCGACCAGATCACCGCGCCCGGCGTGGCCATCACCCGGCAAGTGATCGAAGCGATCCGCGAGATGCCGGCTTCAGAGCAGAGTCTGATCATGGGCCGCCTGGTCTCCGAGATCAGCACCGCGCGCACGGTCGAGAAGGCACTGTACGCCCGACGTCTGCTACTGTCGGGGCGGCAGGTCCCAGAGGTCTACGCCACCGAAGTGGCCCGCGAGCATGCGGACAACTCCATCGCCGAGCTCGATAAAGAAATCGAAAACCTGCTGTTTGAAACCCGTGTGCGCAAGGAAGTGGTGTCCGACACCGTTGCCACATTACTGGAGCGAGCGGCTGCCAAACGGCAGAGTTCACTTACCGTACCGGAAGTGCCGACCCTGGATCCCAATCCGTTGCGAGGTGGGCGTGTTCAATAA
- a CDS encoding conjugal transfer protein TraG N-terminal domain-containing protein: MSVDSYLELFTSLFGWTFYGILWDVLVSTGIVYLPFLGILIDNWREPAQGGEVGHASVLSLRRMEIELFIALLVVVLAGQPAALTTLNAGTLSYSPPPTLLNPTPTTATVAAPQSTYGTTGFTGSAATVNVPVWWYGVIALSSGLNHAIVEGLPTVADMRTFEQQAHLATIADPRLRQEVSDFFSQCYVPARSKYQAERPNTAAINGILTTYGADDPDWMGSHVYRDTVGYYDTLRPANQIAGWAYNATRDTEYDLTTPPAWGKPYCNQWWEDGAIGLREKLINEADATSAGFSGLVVAIAPALASEQQNDAVAKTVLTNAPPSWSSNELIANNASGSGLFNTAGNIVKGGLATGGVVTASALFSVTMTAVLQSLPMVQAIMLLGIYALLPLVVVLSRYSIAMMVVGGMAIFTIKFWTVLWYLAMWVDQNLILSMYPDVNVFLQIFANPGEHDAKRMLLNMITTSLYLGLPLLWSGMMAWAGVNIGRSITAATSPLARPADDAGRQGGSLGKIAVSKGMKKK, from the coding sequence ATGAGTGTCGATAGCTATCTGGAGCTCTTTACTTCCCTTTTTGGCTGGACCTTCTACGGCATTCTGTGGGATGTGCTGGTCAGTACCGGCATCGTCTATCTCCCGTTTCTGGGCATCCTGATCGACAACTGGCGCGAACCGGCGCAGGGCGGTGAAGTTGGCCATGCCAGCGTCCTCTCACTGCGGCGCATGGAGATCGAGCTGTTCATTGCGCTGTTGGTAGTCGTGCTGGCGGGGCAACCCGCTGCCCTCACGACACTCAATGCCGGTACCTTGTCCTACTCGCCGCCGCCGACCTTGCTGAATCCAACGCCAACAACCGCGACCGTAGCGGCTCCACAGAGCACCTATGGCACGACCGGCTTCACGGGTTCTGCCGCAACCGTCAATGTTCCCGTCTGGTGGTACGGCGTGATCGCCCTCAGCTCCGGCCTGAATCACGCCATTGTCGAAGGCCTGCCAACCGTGGCTGATATGCGCACCTTCGAGCAACAAGCACACCTGGCCACCATTGCCGATCCGCGACTCAGGCAGGAGGTGAGTGATTTCTTCAGCCAGTGCTATGTGCCGGCCCGCTCCAAATACCAGGCTGAACGACCAAACACAGCGGCCATCAATGGCATTCTCACCACCTATGGCGCCGATGACCCCGACTGGATGGGCTCACACGTCTACCGGGATACAGTGGGTTATTACGACACCCTGCGCCCGGCCAACCAAATTGCCGGCTGGGCTTACAACGCGACCAGGGATACGGAATACGATCTGACGACTCCGCCAGCCTGGGGTAAACCTTACTGCAACCAGTGGTGGGAGGATGGGGCCATCGGCTTACGTGAAAAGCTGATCAACGAGGCGGATGCCACCTCGGCCGGCTTCTCCGGTCTGGTAGTCGCCATCGCACCGGCACTGGCCAGCGAACAGCAAAATGACGCCGTCGCCAAAACTGTTCTCACCAATGCGCCACCCTCCTGGTCGAGCAATGAACTGATCGCCAATAATGCCTCCGGCTCGGGTTTGTTCAATACGGCAGGAAATATTGTCAAAGGCGGCCTGGCGACCGGTGGTGTGGTCACCGCTTCGGCCCTGTTTTCCGTCACCATGACTGCCGTGCTACAGTCATTGCCCATGGTGCAGGCCATTATGCTGCTGGGCATCTATGCCTTGTTACCGTTGGTGGTGGTCTTGTCCCGCTACTCCATCGCCATGATGGTGGTGGGCGGCATGGCGATCTTCACCATCAAATTCTGGACAGTGCTCTGGTATCTGGCCATGTGGGTGGATCAGAACCTGATTCTGTCCATGTACCCGGACGTCAACGTCTTCCTGCAGATCTTCGCCAACCCCGGCGAACACGATGCCAAGCGCATGCTGCTGAATATGATTACCACCAGCCTCTATCTGGGATTGCCGCTGCTGTGGAGTGGGATGATGGCGTGGGCGGGGGTGAATATAGGGCGCTCTATCACTGCAGCTACTTCCCCGCTCGCAAGGCCTGCTGATGATGCAGGAAGGCAGGGCGGCAGTTTGGGCAAAATAGCCGTCTCAAAAGGGATGAAGAAGAAATAG